Below is a genomic region from Micropterus dolomieu isolate WLL.071019.BEF.003 ecotype Adirondacks linkage group LG08, ASM2129224v1, whole genome shotgun sequence.
AAGGCAACGCTGACATGATTTACTATTTTGGCATGCATTGGAATCTTAATTTCTGtcaatcattttaataatagtcgattttttttattgtcactttgaacatacagtatgtttatatactgttttagctttttacccACCTTATCTGAACATACTTATTGTTTGAACGATCTTTTGTTGCTACCAGGTTTTGATGCAGCTGTACACTTTAGTTGTGGGGCTGTGAATAACGATTGTTTTGATCATCGATTAATCCATTTTCTAATTTATCAAATTTATTGCTTGGTCTTGCAAATTGCGAATGTCTGCAAATCGCACAAAATCACAAGCACCCGGAGGCCTTGGCAATGCCTTAAAGTCTTGTTTTGTCCTAAACGAATACAAAGGAAACcaggaaatattaacatttgtGAAGCATAACATTTTTACTTataaaataacttaaatgattaataaattGTCTTTGACTGACTAATCAACTAATTGACTAATCAGTTTCTATCTATTtagatgtgtttgtatgttgatgcttttatttatataaatgtctttaatttttgaattattttttttttttaacgggAATCATTTGTCATTATAGGATTTATTGGCCTTTTAAGAAAATTTATCTTTGTGGTTTAAATAATTTCACTACCTTTCACCTCAAAAGCGCTGTAAGTGCTACTGTCTCCTTttgtgaaaaatttaaatattttactttaataatttTCATATTACTGCAGAAAATGTAGTATACTTTGCTCTATCCTGACAGTAAACATCTATGTTTTGTCCTCTGTCACATATTTTGATGCTGTTTCTGAGAAATGTTTAACCTCTAGAATTCTTGTTTCCTGCTGAAACGCTGTCATCATTTCATAACACTGTACCACTCACTCAACCTGGGATTTATGTCAGTCACTGTCAACACTAAAGTCATGTAAAATGTTGTCTTGCAGGTTCATATCCACAGCAGGCTGTGTACCCTCAGCAGAGCACTGCACCTGTATACCCTCCTGCTATGCAAATGTCTCCTCAGGCACCTccatacacagacacaccaccTGCATATTCTGAGGTAACTATTGCATTTAAATGGCATATGATAACACAATTAATACTCGCAGTGAACAGTTTTAAACCTGTCTTTTCATCTCTGTGTTTGCAGATATACCAGCCCAGATATGTGCTTCCACCTCAGGTGCCTGGTCAGGTGCCCCAGATGTCATCTCCCTACCCTGGTGCTCAGGTGTTTATGCCCATGCAGCCACATATGCCTGTCGGGCCAGTGGGCCAGAATGTCCCCATGGCTTACTACCACATGGGAGCTGTGTACCCTGCTGGTTCAACAGTGATGGTGGAGGGCGGCTATGATGCTGGTGCTCGCTTCACAGCAGGCAGCGGTGTTTCCATCCCCGTAAGTATCCACCAAGTCAATTATTTTAAGCAGCCAGAATTATCGCATTTAGGGTGTTGTTGAGATGCAGTGTCATCTCATGCCTGGAGGACAGAATATTTCACATCCAAAGTTGATCAGCTCTTTACCAATTTTTGTGCGTGTTTCTGCCCTTCTCCAGCCCCCACCTCCTGGACACCCCCCCAATGCAGCTCAGTTGGCTGCCATGCAGGGTGCCAATGTTGTAATGACACAGCGCAAGAATAACTTCTTCCTGGGTGGATCCAATGGAGGTTATACCATCTGGTAACAGCAACTCCTCAACTCCTCTTCCATGCCTAAACCGTGTCCCCATCCCAAATGATGCCCCAGTTCTATCCCATCCCATACGCCTCCCTCTTCAGGCTGCTTGGCCATGCCACAATACTGATATCACCTAACggaatgtaatattttagaGCCCTCATGAAAGGTACAGTACTCCACTTCTGACCTAGAGATCAAATGATGAATACCACTGCCTGGAGAGGACAAATGCAAATTTTTAATGTCATAGAATTCATTCCATGATTCTTCATTGGGTCTAACCTCTTTGGTCATTCCAGATTGGACCTCTTATAGGAACCTTTAGTTGTTCAAGAGACCTGGTCTCCTTTTGATCGAATGGATCACAAATTACGTTCAGATGTTCTTGTATACCTGTAAAGCTACgtaaatgaaatgtttaaatatcagACCCGTATTCTATAGTTTAGCTGCTTAATGGTGAAAGTGAAATGCAGTTACAAAGTTGCAGTGAAAgcactaaaaaaaaagaaatccccCACTTGTCTTTTTTGAAAACGTTTAGTGTAGTTAAATTAATAGGTGTGTACTAGTTCCATGTAAATACCAgtatgctgatgatgatgagaaaTTACATCTCAACTATacgaggaaaaaaaaaaagaagcatctTGAATACTTTTAGCTAGCATTGTCTTGTCCTTTACACAGTATCCAAAATACCATGGCAGATTTGTTGCACACTGAACTGTCTTATCTGACAGATTGTTGCATTTAAATCacttgtaaattaaataaattaaactaaagCAAATAATTCAAGAAAAGATTTCATGCAATATACAAAGTGGTTTACTGTACCTTGCTGGGCAACTTGTAGATGAACATAGTCAAGTGCCAAAGAGCACTGGGGATAGCCCtaatttaaagtaaattaaCTTCAGTAAACTTAAAGGAAAGAAATTTAAAGTAAATCCAAATAGTAAGTTGAATGGGAAGGGGTGGTTGGTGtaacattttagattttttgtctCCTGTTTCTATTCCACAGTCGGATACCCAGAGTTTATAcactaaatgttttattgtacGGATTTCAAGAATTACCCTCCattgtttctctttgtctttttcacagAGTATTATTTGGTATCATCAAGTATTTATTCACGGTAGAAGAATGTCACCTTTGTGATAGCATTAGTTTCTAGTCAACATTTTTAAAGGTTTAGGAgactttattaaatattttggtGTTTCTTTATGTCCTTCATTACTTTTCTACATTTAAGTGATTTACATGAGTAGTTAGGCAGATACATTTTTAAGTATAACCAATGAGCTGGTTGTACCAAAGATTTGGTCTACAATGCACGTATGTTTGGTTGTGACTAGAAAtttgaaatgtcacaatttAAAAGCAAACATATCATCAAATCAGCAGTTATGAGTTTGTTGGAACCTAGACCTTCAGTCTGACATGACTGCAATTGTTGTGTTAATGTCACTTTATGTGGGTTAATTGCATCTTTTAAGTCGTTGCATATTTTTGCACCTTTGCTATGTGAAAATCTGATTAAATACTTTTTATCTGAGATGCACTGCTAAGCAAATCTGAGTGGTTGCACACAAGGGGCTActcctctttttttgtttgttttttttaaattctgttttccTGACTTTTTAAAGAAAGCTGTGAGAttttggaacatttttaaattcatcAAGTGTAGTCCATTTGAAAGGAATGTCAAGATGTGTCGTGTTGTTCAGTAGCCTGAAAGTGTATGCAAACTTTTGCAATGAGGCTATATCACTGTCAGCATAATTGTTCATTTACAAGACATTTTTGTGCTGCTAATTAAACGTCTTTAGAATCTTTATATGTAGACATCATTTATCACATTATCTTGCAAAACGTAAACAAGGTTTGTGAAACTAGGTAAGTTAGTATGGGTACCATAAACGTACATATTCATTTTGGTGTCTGGTAGCGTCAATGTGTCTGGGTATCCGACATACCATATCAAGTTTTAACAGCTGTGGCCACCAGAAAACAAATGCTGTTGCTCTCAACCAACATTTAGGGATTTCAGTGTTATTGAAGTCAGAAAGACCAGCCG
It encodes:
- the dazap2 gene encoding DAZ-associated protein 2; this translates as MNNKGSYPQQAVYPQQSTAPVYPPAMQMSPQAPPYTDTPPAYSEIYQPRYVLPPQVPGQVPQMSSPYPGAQVFMPMQPHMPVGPVGQNVPMAYYHMGAVYPAGSTVMVEGGYDAGARFTAGSGVSIPPPPPGHPPNAAQLAAMQGANVVMTQRKNNFFLGGSNGGYTIW